In Oryza brachyantha chromosome 1, ObraRS2, whole genome shotgun sequence, the following are encoded in one genomic region:
- the LOC121056736 gene encoding E3 ubiquitin-protein ligase EL5-like: MSDRGTSSSASGDTDAGAVPAAAAPLWAPHGRALTGCLVVVNVALVLLVYLYFWRVFSRKRSAADAASARSDDDDDDGGGGALSSASAPPAAVSARTRDDVLASLPVFVVRSFSAAGGGGGEKAEAECAVCIAELRDGDECRALPRCGHRFHAACVDAWLRLHTTCPLCRASVVVVGERNGGVADMPAAVDDVDAHV; the protein is encoded by the coding sequence ATGTCAGATCGGGGAACGAGCTCGAGCGCCTCCGGTGACACGGATGCGGGTGcggtgcccgccgccgccgccccgctctgGGCGCCGCACGGCCGCGCGCTCACGGGctgcctcgtcgtcgtcaacgtggcgctcgtcctcctcgtctaCCTCTACTTCTGGAGGGTGTTCTCCCGCAagcgctccgccgccgacgccgcctccgcgcgcagcgacgacgacgacgacgacggcggcggcggcgcgttgTCCTCCGCCTCGGCTCCTCCCGCGGCGGTGTCCGCGAGAACCCGGGACGACGTCCTGGCGTCGCTGCCCGTGTTCGTCGTGCGCTCattctccgccgccggcggcggcggcggggagaagGCGGAGGCTGAGTGCGCGGTGTGCATCGCGGAGCTGAGGGACGGCGACGAGTGCCGCGCGCTGCCGCGGTGCGGGCACCGGTTCCACGCGGCGTGCGTCGACGCGTGGCTGAGGCTGCACACCACCTGCCCGCTCTGCCGTgccagcgtcgtcgtcgtcggggagCGCAATGGTGGCGTCGCGGACATGCCGGCGGCCGTGGATGATGTGGACGCGCATGTATAG
- the LOC102704462 gene encoding dual specificity protein phosphatase PHS1-like, with translation MEQREARQEEEEEEEEVEQWHEAPSVPPRENKEERDRNLSSRVVSLLFGGDISTPGQTFEKWVSLVRKRSGAFRPSGFPRRNSRIEVMPSGSFSLFSTADLSEQVVTAELVAKEEIPLMISQPTEISLWERLGNASALDIESPDFSWNMLSSLHHTEHSSSSEHSEDEMSKALEVTVNSGGVVFFALFSSSGNVLPKEAAAVIKFSSSKMSTQAERLGYEFARLLGVQTPQARVVHNSSQEWQEIRQAAENARSAAVSNNDEVGEMTCSELLEALELSRCLLLMSYIHGSPLLESSKAFSPREDACITASSLGRVFMLDLILRNEDRLPCRQLGWRGNPSNLMISDRSSVLDRLDDSKCTTDSSIPPITQFVQSEKLRTHSANATMNSPESVTMSPKPDASRSVRGNAERLDVPFHIVAIDTGVPRRPPAGRRVKDHERYPKVVQLILNNSDYSSNMLYEISGGKLGIPGPDEAITSTDLCCSISDEDNTAAIHEFRGAFRAALRDLEGFHLFLLQLYQKLDGILRVFLSIVTKGSEESDNNDVTVPDFPSPGAGYSTPCPPSKHMNSEPHNDSEILKSTTKPSSAGSRGSSDSVSPLSRDSWSNKYFKGSAEGPRHLRMTMKLRDFYKTPKVDPELLKEIEQWNEMLKSDVIKFCEENNFHSGFFDGNENNMVADAYELKVRLEHIIERIALVSDAANTERPSLVINNLFIGGALAARSMYTLQHLGITHILCLCSNEIGQSDSQFPDLFEYKNFSISDDDDAKISDLFEEASDYIDHVNHVGGKVLVHCFEGKSRSATIVLAYLMLRKGLTLAKAWNLLKKVHRRAQPNDGFAKALLALDRKLHGKVSMDWQHKRPEMKVCPICSKSVGLSTSSLKLHLQKAHKRLSAGSVDSAMTLEIQKTIQSLRISRGGSLSPSQKLTKAFADELSF, from the exons ATGGAACAGCGGGAGGCgcggcaagaggaggaggaggaggaggaggaggtggagcagTGGCACGAGGCGCCGTCGGTTCCTCCCAGG GAAAACAAGGAGGAAAGAGATCGAAACCTATCCTCTCGT gtGGTTTCTTTGTTATTTGGTGGTGATATCTCAACACCGGGTCAGACATTCGAGAAATGGGTTTCATTGGTACGTAAACGAAGTGGGGCATTCCGCCCATCAGGGTTCCCACGCCGGAATTCAAGGATTGAAGTCATGCCAAGTGGGAGTTTCTCACTTTTCAGTACAGCAGACTTAAG CGAGCAAGTGGTTACAGCAGAGCTCGTAGCCAAAGAAGAGATACCATTGATGATCAGTCAGCCTACCGAAATAAGTTTGTGGGAGAGACTTGGAAATGCTTCTGCATTAGATATTGAATCACCTGACTTTTCATGGAATATGCTGTCATCTCTGCACCATACAGAGCATAGCAGTAGTTCGGAACACTCTGAAGATGAAATGAGCAAAGCTCTTGAG GTGACTGTGAACTCTGGTGGTGTAGTGTTCTTTGCTCTATTTAGTTCTTCAGGTAATGTCTTGCCAAAAGAAGCAGCTGCTGTTATAAAGTTCTCATCATCAAAGATGTCAACTCAGGCAGAACGTCTGGGTTATGAATTTGCAAGATTGCTTGGAGTTCAGACACCACAA GCTAGAGTAGTACACAATTCTAGCCAAGAGTGGCAGGAGATTAGACAGGCTGCAGAAAATGCACGATCAGCAGCGGTTTCAAATAATGATGAGGTTGGTGAGATGACATGCTCAGAATTGTTGGAAGCTCTTGAGCTAAGCCGCTGCCTCCTTCTAATGAG TTATATCCATGGGTCTCCCCTTCTTGAGAGTTCAAAGGCATTTAGTCCACGGGAGGATGCTTGCATTACTGCTTCATCCTTGGGTAGGGTCTTCATGCTAGATCTGATACTCAGAAATGAGGACAGACTCCCATGCCGTCAACTTGGTTGGCGTGGCAATCCTTCAAACCTGATGATTTCAGATAGATCATCTGTACTGGACAGATTGGATGATTCCAAGTGCACTACAGATAGTTCCATTCCACCGATTACTCAATTTGTGCAGAGTGAAAAGCTGCGGACTCACTCTGCAAATGCAACCATGAATTCTCCAGAGTCTGTAACCATGTCACCAAAACCAGATGCATCGAGAAGTGTAAGAGGAAATGCTGAACGTTTGGATGTGCCTTTCCACATTGTAGCAATTGACACTGGAGTGCCCCGCCGTCCCCCTGCAGGGAGACGGGTGAAAGATCATGAGCGGTATCCCAAAGTTGTGCAGCTCATCTTGAATAATTCAGATTACTCCTCAAATATGTTGTATGAAATTTCTGGTGGTAAGCTTGGGATTCCTGGACCTGATGAAGCAATCACTTCCACTGATCTTTGTTGTTCCATTTCTGATGAAGACAATACTGCTGCGATTCATGAATTCCGGGGGGCATTTCGTGCGGCTCTTAGGGATCTGGAGGGGTTCCATCTATTTCTTCTCCAGCTATACCAAAAACTAGATGGCATTTTGCGAGTTTTCTTGTCCATAGTTACTAAAGGTTCTGAAGAATCTGACAACAATGATGTTACAGTTCCTGATTTTCCATCACCAGGTGCTGGCTATAGTACTCCTTGCCCTCCTAGTAAGCATATGAATAGTGAACCGCACAATGATTCTGAAATACTGAAATCAACAACAAAGCCTTCTTCTGCGGGATCCCGGGGAAGCTCAGATTCAGTATCCCCTCTGTCAAGAGACAGTTggagtaataaatattttaaagggAGTGCAGAGGGTCCCCGGCATTTAAGAATGACAATGAAACTCCGTGATTTTTACAAGACTCCGAAG GTTGATCCTGAATTGCTCAAAGAGATAGAACAATGGAATGAGATGCTTAAGTCTgatgtaataaaattttgtgagGAGAACAATTTTCATTCTGGATTTTTCGATGGCAATGAGAACAACATGGTAGCTGATGCATATGAATTGAAG GTGCGTCTAGAACACATCATCGAAAGGATAGCCTTGGTCTCTGATGCTGCAAATACCGAGCGGCCTTCTCTTGTTATCAACAACTTGTTTATAGGTGGGGCTCTGGCTGCAAGGTCTATGTACACACTTCAGCATTTGGGCATTACCCATATACTATGTTTGTGTTCAAATGAGATTGGCCAGTCTGATTCCCAATTTCCTGATCTTTTTGAATACAAGAACTTTTCA ATTAGTGACGACGATGATGCAAAGATCAGCGATCTTTTTGAAGAAGCCTCAGATTATATCGATCATGTAAATCATGTTGGAGGCAAGGTTCTTGTTCATTGCTTTGAAGGAAAAAGTCGGAGTGCCACAATTGTGCTTGCTTACCTGATGCTCAGAAA GGGCCTCACTCTCGCCAAAGCTTGGAACTTACTGAAGAAAGTGCATCGTCGAGCACAACCGAATGATGGTTTCGCAAAGGCTCTTCTAGCCCTCGACAGGAAGCTGCACGGAAAGGTGTCAATGGATTGGCAGCACAAGCGACCTGAGATGAAGGTGTGCCCAATCTGCAGCAAGAGCGTCGGGCTGAGCACGAGCTCACTCAAGCTGCATTTGCAGAAGGCTCACAAGCGGCTATCTGCAGGGAGCGTGGATAGTGCCATGACCCTGGAGATCCAGAAGACGATCCAGTCGCTCCGGATCAGCCGTGGTGGGAGCCTGAGCCCTTCTCAGAAGCTTACGAAGGCGTTTGCTGATGAGCTCAGCTTCTGA